The following is a genomic window from Sciurus carolinensis chromosome 15, mSciCar1.2, whole genome shotgun sequence.
taagtttatCTAATGGATGATAGATATTAGCTGGAATTATCAAATAAAGGTGTTCCAGTCTCAGGTTATGGTTAGCAAGTGGGAAAGAATAGTTTTTCTCCTCCAGTAAATAATataaggaaaagggaaatgtaatcaatttattttacttgaatCAATTTAAAAgcattgaaaatgaaattaaattgtaGTGGAGCATATAtaataattctttataatttaatCATCTAATCACATACCATATGTATGACCatatatgaaaagtgtttttACACAATTTCTGAGTGcataattcatttataaaatacaaagatgGGTAAAATTAACTTGTTTATAGATGTCAGGATAGTGCTTGCTTCTGAGGGTAGAATAgctggaaaaggaaaatttttaggTGCTTATTGGTATGAATGGTTATATGGATATATTAAATTTGTTAAAGTTCAGCAATTATGCACTTAAGATTAGTGTACTTTCCTGTATATGTGTCAGACTTAAATGAAAAGTAACAAGCAAAATATAGACCCACTCCCCCATAATAGCTTATCTACTATCAGGAGAGATAAGCAGGAAAACTTCCATTTTTGTtgctgttcattcctttgtataTGTTCATGTTCAGACttggcatcattttctttttttcctcacagtGCAAGTTTGCTGGTGattaattctttcagttttcatatctgaaaaagcctttattttgctttgtttttgaaagTTATTCTTAGTAAGCAGAGAATTCTAGgttgacattttcttctctttcaccacttgaaAGATGTTGCAACCACTATACTCTTGTGTGCATCACTTCCGGGAAAGAATCTGTTGTCATTCGTGTCTTTCTTATTTTGCATGTTTTGTGCCTTCTTTCTCCTCAGCTGCTCTTAAGATTTTCTTCTTAAACTCTGTTTTTGAGCAATTTTATTTGATGTGCCTTGTGtagttttctttatgtttcttgTGTTTGTGATTCATTGAGCtttttggtttatagttttcattaaattGTGAAAGTTTTTGGCTATTTGAAaagtttttcaagtattttttctgtTCCCGGCTCTGTCCTTTCTTTCAGGGATTCCTCTTAGACATATATTAGGTCATTTGAATTTGTCCTACAACTTGGTGatgctcttttaatttttgttttaaattctcttttatctttttattttatttgggtgaCTTATATTACATTGTGTTCAAATtcactaatcttttcttctgCAATGCCTGATCTGCCATTAAttattttcagtgtatttttagTTAGGACATTCTAGTTTCCATTTCTAGAAGTCGTATTGGggtatttaaagaataattctatatattcacattttttggaaaatttgaaataCAAGTATAACACTATTTCAATGCACTTCTTTGTTAATTCTAATACTAGGTTGGTTTCCatggattgatttttttcccctataaatATTCTTGAGCTGTGTTCAAGGCAGTCAAATTACTTAGAAacaattttgattcttttaagttttgcttttaaGAGTTATTAGCAGGACCCAAGAAGTATTTAGTACAGGAGTAATTATCCCTCACTACTAGGCAAGAGCTTTCTGGTTTTACCACCCAATGCTCCATGAATTATACACTTTTTTCTGTCTGGCTGAAGGGGAACAGGCACTGTAACTAGCTTTGTGTGAGCACTGGGTTATTTTCCTCTAATCTTCTCAAAGGGTTCTTTTCCCTGCCTAAGAATGCTTTCTCTGTCCCGTGCTGATCAAGTACTCTATTGAGTACTCTATTGAGTACTTGAGGAAGGTCCTCTGCAGACCTCTAGGATTCTCTCTTTCAGAGATCTCTCTGGTACTCTCAACTCTCAGCTCTATCTCTGTATCCTAGGGAGTTAGCTAGGTTCTGCCTGGCTTTGGTTTCCCTGCCGGGGCCATGGAAACTCTCAAGACACTGTAAGAGCAACTTCAGGGCTCTCCTTATTCCCCTTCTCTCAAGGATTGCTGTCCTTCATTGCCTCATGTCCAGTGCTTTGAAAACCCTCGTCCAACTTTTTTGTTTCAGATGGGACAATGAAATTGGTCCCTCCATCAtgaccagaagaaaatatttaactggatctatattacttttaaaaataaatctcacttgAGCCCAACTTATTACCCATGTAATGTATCAGGtgtattttatagatattatataaTATTGCTCTGCTGGGAGATGGATGAATCATATTAAATTGTTTAAGATaaaacatttcattgttttttggaaatattttttcagtgtcaGTTAAAGGGAAGCTGTTACCACAAGTTTACTTTATCAAGAATCAGGAAGTACTATGAGATCGGcataagattaaaaaatgttgttttgaGTAGGAGACTATATATATTGGGTATCTGGTTGGAAGACACAATTGTCAGAACTGTCTGTCTGACTTAATTTGCTATATTGGTCTTCTTCATCATTTGATATGATGTCAAATGCTAATAGTACAAGTAGCTCACTATCAAGTTATGAAATTACTTTagcatttttaatgtctttactAGCTTTGGCTATAATGCTAGGAAATGCTGTGGTTATTTTAGCTTTTGTGGTGGATAAAAACCTTAGACATcgaagtaattatttttttcttaacttggCCATTTCTGATTTCTTCGTAGGTAAGTTTATGTCTTTgtttcaaataatcttttccaATTATAATTTATTCCTAAAACCTTAAAATAAGCTGTTGTTATTTCAGGGGACTTTATGAGATTGgggaaattaaaaccaaaatgttaaAGTATTAAAATTCTGGGAAGGGGTCTATATGCTACTCTAAGGGAATATTGTACATAATGTAAATCAGTGAGATAGgattttcatctgaaaaaaatttttctttttatagaataaaAGTAAGTCCCAAATAGATCTAAAATTGTTTTAGTGTATGAGTTACTTGTTTCTGAAAATATTGTCCTTGTATGTTTAGATTTATAAGTATTTCTCTCTAAGTACATATAGCTTCCTCACTATCACAGTTTTGGGGTAATAGAAATAATTCCTATGCTGGTAACCAGCACAATCAGAAAATGGGATATTCAGGTCAATTAAATAGTatgtttaatattattatttcatgACATTACACAGATATTATCAAATATACCCAATATTCAACTACCTTGCATATAATACAGGATCATAGTATTATGTAATTAGATGAGACCATGGTGATCAAATTaatgtttctttgaaaacatgttctaatttcactttcagattgttatcattttaaataatgcCTATCATAATAAATATAAGTGCAGAACTGTTAGCCAACCAGTATTATTTTATAGGCGCTTCTAGTATAATTTATTCGggcattttcagatttttttgttcatAGCTTCATAAAGCTTGCATTTATGTTACAATGAAACAAAACTCGAAGGATACTTAATTCACTGCCTGGAACACAGTGGttgctcaacaaatattagtccccttctcttttgatttctctgTAGATATGTGTCTACCCAAACCAAATTCACAAATATTAGTATAGTACACAGTGTATGTCAATACTGTTAGATGTGTAGGTATTATTAGGTAATCAAGGGATTTATGGAAGAGTAGGTTATTCTCTTCCTTTAGTAAGGTTTCAATGTAATGGAGTGGAATAGAGAAGTTCTCAAATGACTATAGAGATCTAGAGTGATGTGAGACTCCACGAAGACCCATCAGGCGCTCTGGTCACTCAGAGAAGGGAAAAAGCACATTTAGTTAGGAGAGAGTGGCCTTCAAAATTAACTATTGAAGGATGGATAGAATTTCCATAGGCAGagatggggaggagagaagagtcCCAAGCACCACCAGTGACACGCCAGTATAAAGTCATCGTGCGTATCTTCTAGTGTGAGCTCCAGGCTTGCTCTGCAGATGGTTGAAATGGGAGCAGCAAGGGAAGAAGTAGAAATCTCTATGTTGAAGACCTTTAAATGTTGTCGACTGGATTGGAATAGTGGTGTCGGTCTGGATTATTAAGTGGGCAATGTGGagatttaagaatttaaaaacaggtgagtgagtgaatggatCGAAACTTTCCCTTGAGGCATTGGATGAGCTACAGGAGGTAGGAGAGGCTGGAGGTTGCCGAGCATGTTTCAGAGCTGATAGTACAGCCATCTAGGCAGAGGTCATGTGGCAAGGCCATGAGCCAGGATGAGGGTGGAAAGGAAGGGCAGGCAGATCTGCACAGGGTGGGGTTGGGCAAGATGAAGATGAGTCCAAGACTGGGCTACTGGGACTAAGAAGGGGCTGGCAGACAGTGGAAGTGAGGAGCATTTGGGGAGGGGAGCTGTGATTCTGATGTTGTCTTGAAAGTTCTGGAGGAAACTGCTGTTCAGGGAAATTAATTGCGGAGCCATGACATAAAAATGACAGGGTCACAAATAAAGGGGGATAACCAATGTagaagtattctttaaaaaaagcattagtcttcctgcttccctcctccattcaATATTTCCAGCTAGCCAACATTTACAGCTTGATGTAGGTTTCACATTATTCTCTATGCTCACAtaaacatgtacaaatatacaagTATATTTATGTGAATGTACAGAATGTTCTGCTATAAATATActtatctctcttctcctccttcacaGAATTGTGTGACTTTTAGTAACAATCAGCATATAAAATAGATGATGTATTTTGACTAACCCAATGGGAGTGAGGCCCTGACTACCCTGGAAGTAGGGAGGGACCAGGTAAAACACCTGAGGTCCTGGAGCCTAAAGCTTTTGAACAAAGATGGCTTCAGGTAAGAATGTAAGCAGGAGTGTCTCTGTGTCTGGCCCAAGGTCAACATTTAGGTGGCCCCTTCCCCCATCCAGGGCTGGAGCACTACACCACAGAGATATGGcttgtttcattaaaaaatggCACATGTAGTTATTTAGCAGTCCTGGGGGGTCCCCCTGCATCAGCAGGAGGATGGGCGTAGGATGGACTTCTTTCCTGATGAGAGGAACTGCATATGGGCCAAACAGAATCTCTGGTCACCTGCCAGTCTCATCCTTCACATTTCTCCTGCCCCTGCCGGCTTTATCCAGAGTTACTCACTCAACATGGCACTTGCCATGACCCAAGAATTGGGACAGTCCCTGAGCTTTTTATCACAAGATTTGAATATTCTGCCAATGCTTTTCTCTTTGCCATACTCTGAAGTGTGCCTTTTGGTTCTGACCTTGGAGGAACTCTGGGAGGTGGTGGTAGGGCAGGTCAAGACGCTGAGAGGTTTTCTGTAGCTGTAAGCCAGCCATTCTTCGTATCTGGGGTCAGGAAACCCAGAGCCCGGAACCCTGTGATGATGGCAGATTAGATGCTCACATGCACTGGGTACTGTGGTCCTTCTGGCCAAACACCCTTCCTGGCAGTCTTCAGAACTGGCCTCCTGTTGAGAATCTAAATTTGTGGCAGCTGCATAGCTAGCTTCCCAGGCTGAATTTACTGCTGGAAAACAAAGACTTATTGAAGGGAAAAATTTCTTTACCAGCTACACTGGATGATATATAAATGAGATATATCAATATAATTCATCTGCACAGTGTACATCTGTACACCACTGATAAATGTAGAtggaaaaatatatctatatatctacaaAATTGCTATCACGTGGCTAATGTTTCCATCTGTGGGTATCTATATACGTGGGTATGCCCACGTTCTGTGGGCATTTATAGCCTACACAGCCATGCTGTTGCCTGACAGCCCTGTCATAGATGGCCTAGATGGGATTTTTCAGTGCTGAAAAGTGTGTGTTGCCAACACAAGACAACATTCCAGGATAAATTCAAGTTCATCTTTAATATCTTCAAGTCCTAATTCAGGACTCTTCTCTCGCCCTCTGTATTGGGCTGCTTGGACTACTGAAACAGACTGTAGAGTCTGTGTGGCTTCATTCAACAGCAGGGAGGTGTGttttcacagttctgaaagtTGGGAATCCCAGATCAAGAATCCAGATAATCAGGCTCCTAGTGAGCATGCGCTTCCTGACTTGTAGACAGCTGCCCTctcactgtgtcttcacatggctcttttttttttttttttttttttttttggtagcagggcttgaacccaggggcaattaacccctgagacacatccccaactctttttaatattttatttagagacagggtcttgcagagttacttagggtcttgctaaattgctgaggctgaccttgaactcgagatcctcctgcctcatcctcctgagacactgggattacagacatgcaccactgcatctggctacaTGGCCTTTCTCTGGCCTGCTCTCTGTTGTCTCTTCCTAAAAGGACACCATTCCTATTGAACCAGGGCCCCACCTTTGTAACCTCATTTACCCCTAATTTCTTCCTTAGGTCCCATCTTCAAATACAGTTACACTGAGGGTCAGGGCTTCAGCACATGAATTGGGGAGGGTACACAAACACTTAGTCCTTAACATCTTCTATGTATTCACTGTCAGCTACTTGTCCTCTGTTGGCCCAAAGGACTGACTGAGGCTATTTGCTCCCTTTGTCTTTTGTTTGCCATTTTCTCATAGAAGGTGTAGCAGCTTAGCTGACTCAGAAAGAAGGGGCACTCCCAGACTGAGGCAATTTTAAAGCAAGCTGGGCATGTCCTCCCTCATCCATTCACGAAAGTGACTTATTCTGAAGCAGGTGCTCTCTGCATGGACATGGGTGTGAAGATCCAGACAAAAGCCTGCTCCCGGTGCTTCTGTTTCTGCTAGGTGCAGAGGCACGGTGCTGAATAATAAActccataaataagtaaataaaacgaTGTAGCATTTTAGAGGGTGATAATTGCTGTTGAGAAAAATATAGCAGGGCTGAGGGGGAGGGATGTGCTGGGGTGGGGGTCGCCATTTTAAGCATTGGGGGTGGGGTTTCTGAGAAAGATGCAGGAGGAAACAACAGCTCTCCGGAGGGAGAGCATTTCTTGCCAAGGGACAGCAAGTGAGGAGGAGTGACGTGGGAGGGTATGCCCTGTATCTGAGACCAGTGGAGCCAGGGTGCGGGAGTAGGAGGGGGGCCAGCAGGCTGGAGCAAGTCACCTTTGCCTTCCTTCTCTTGTCCCTGttccttcacttttcttttccccattacCACATTCTTTTAATatagtttatttgctttttctcattttattttttcctaaatcagCTGTGTCAAAGGCTTATTGTTCTGTTCAAGGAACTGGCTCCTGGCTTTACTCATGGAGTTCATTTGACCCACAAGCACAGTTCCAGAGCAAAAGTTGGAGAAATActtatatttgagaaatatttcatattcacTTTTCAGAAACTTCTTAGGAATGAGCTGCAAATATCTGCATGACTCCTAGACAAGACATTTGTACTAAAAAGCAGTACGAGAAAACAAGGTAGACAGCAGGGTTTTACTAAACTCATAGGACTAGGTTAGAGTCTGTTTTAAACTAATTGCAATTTCAAACTGCTGCTATGGTTTCGAACACACCCTTCCTctttcatataattaaaaatgcatgtgAAAAAGAGTATTTAAGGCAGATCCCTCCCTTTAACCTTTAAGTTAGTGGTGTCTATAATGCAGACAGTACTGACATTACACTCTGTTGGAGAAATGAGTGCAGGTGGGACTATACTCATATTGGGAACCCTGGGCTGAAATATCACAAATGTCTGTTTTTGAGATActttgatttatctcaggtaaaCCTAGTGATCTACTTTGTTTtataggtgtgtgtatgtgtgtatgaggCGTGTGtgcactcatacacacacacacacacacacacacacacacacacacacacacacatacaaccatAAGGGTTAAGATGAAAACTTtcttatcattaaaaataaattgaaacataAAGTATGTTACTTGGACTACAAACATATAAGAACTATGATGTCCTATCTAATGACTTTGTATGTAAACCCAGATAAGAATGCTATGTTCTGTGTTCCCTTCCACTGGTTCTGAAATCTTGCCACTGTCATCTCATATTATCTTGTTTTGGAAGGATTCAGGGGcagtttccttcttcttttctgtttcttttttttttttttttcaaaaatctctatttatttatgttttattcttttttaaaatatacttttatcagAGTATCATAATTATGCATGgtaattgggttcattttgacaaaatcaaacttgcaaggaatttgatttccaGCCCCATCTctcccccttttcctctcctcctccttcccctattcgtctttctctactcttttacacttcctttcttctacatatacacaaaagtgaaattccctttggtagcCTTCTATGTGAATGTAGCATgcttttgtcaaattcattccatttatcttcccctttcccttccttcctccctctcattcttGTGCTCCACTGAACTTCTCTATATGTTTATGGCATCCCATCCCTACCCAACtatcttcttttccttattttgttctaacttccatatataagagaaaacatttggtctttgatgttctcagtctggcttatttcacttaacatgattttctccatttccatccatttactggaaaatgctattatttcatttttttctgtgtggctaagtagaactccattgtgtatatacaccacattttcttttttaaaaaaaatttttacagactgtattttgattcattgtacacaaatggagtacatgattttgtttctatggttgtgcatgatgtggattcataccattcgtataatcatacatagacatagggtaatgatgtctgttacATCACATTTCCTTAATCCACTTACCTATTGACaagcatctagattggttccataatttggctattgtgaattgtgctgctataaacgttgaagTAGCTGTTAttgctataatatgctgattttagatcgtTCAGATaaacactgaggagtgggatagctgggccatatggtggttccattcctagttttttgaggaatctccactctgctttccagagtggttgtactaattttcagttgGTGGCAACAATGATAGGCTAATTTGGTTTTCATGCACTCAAAATGAGAATTTCTGTAAGTGCCTgataaaatatgaagataatCAACAAAGTCGAATTTCCACTGAGCTCCCACTTAATAGGTCATATTCTCAGCAAATAAAGATACCTGTCTGAAATGTCAGCACAGTTTAaaaaccctaaaagctaaaagaaggGAAGTCCAGCTTAGTCACTTTGACAGGTAAGCAGATTCTGTGCTGGGCTGAATTGCCATGGTAGAGCTTAcctatttgttcatttgttgaagggttGTGGTCAGAGTCAGGGGTTTTGAAGTCACAGTTACTGGTTTCAGATTCAGCTTCTCCACTTACTAGTTAAGTGTATCTTGTTTAATTGTGCCTCCTTTCTGTGTGGTAGGTTCTTACCTGTTAATTCAGCATGGTTCCTACCTCCCAAAGTttctatgaagattaaataagatggTAGTTATAATGCACAGAGCACAATGTTTGGCATATGGTCATTTGTATAATACATGTTAGCTGTTATTAGTTTAAGTTAAATGTGCAAATGACCGTGTAAATCAATCTAGGTATTATAGAAAATGTAAGCACTGATTCATGACATGCTCCTAATCCTCAAGAGAGACAAATTAAAAGATGACTACGATGTAAAGTAGAATGTAATTAGAGAAGAAGAGATAAAAGTGGCCCAGTGCCAGGAGAGTGCAGGTGACAGAGGGATCACTTCTGCCAAAGAAGTTCCAGGAGAAATGACATAGAAGAAGTCATTTTTTGACTTCAGGGAAGAACAACAAGGAAGTAAGTACGTTTTTCAGCAGAAAAGAGGACAATGGTGTGTACAAGATCCTAGGTTTGAatcccagcacttaaaaaaaaaagaggaagacattttaggaagaaagaatgatgttgacaaagagaaagagatgtgAAAACGTGGGGTGTGTCTGGGGAAGGGTAGCCCATTCTTTTTGGGTTGGATCATGAAGGACATAAACATGGTATATGGCTGGAAATAGAGGTCAGGATTCGTATTTAAATTGGAAAGTAATAAGGAACCTTTGGAAGTACATTGTTCATGACATCtgtcataaaaatataacatttagaGTGCATAGAAAGTCCTGAGCTGTTTAGTGAAATACGgtgtgaatttttatatataactgtgttggtcagctttgcATGACTACAACAAAGTATctgaggcaattaacttataaagagaaaatgtttatttagctcacagtttggagTTCAAATCCAAGATTGGGTGGCCCATTGGTTTGGCCTTTAATGAAGATGGTGGATCATAATTGTGGGAACACATGTCAGAGTGATTGCTCACATCtagaatcaggaagcagagagagatattgagagactgggGTCCCCCGATCTCCTTCAAGGACATATTCCCAGTGACCTCAGGACCTCCCACTAAACCCCATCTCTTAAAAATCCACGTACCTCCCATACTGTTACTGTAGAGACTAAGCTTCTGCATATGCCCTTTGGGGGATTCTCTTGCAAATCATAGTAATAACCTAGCAATTTTTAGTGAAATCAGATATGTCATTATGTTGTGTATACCTTTGAATTTACCTTTTTGTATTCATTGATGTGTGCTATTTGTTAATCCTTGTTTTTCCCCTGAACAGGTGTGATCTCCATTCCTCTGTACATCCCTCACACACTCTTTGGTTGGAATTTTGCAAATGCAATCTGTGTATTTTGGCTCATCATTGACCATCTTTTGTGTACAGCATCTGTGTATAACATTGTCCTCATCAGCTATGATCGATACCAGTCAGTCTCGAATGCCGTAAGTCAAAACA
Proteins encoded in this region:
- the Hrh4 gene encoding histamine H4 receptor isoform X3, which encodes MMSNANSTSSSLSSYEITLAFLMSLLALAIMLGNAVVILAFVVDKNLRHRSNYFFLNLAISDFFVGVISIPLYIPHTLFGWNFANAICVFWLIIDHLLCTASVYNIVLISYDRYQSVSNASLCLRTKNILHPNMARCI
- the Hrh4 gene encoding histamine H4 receptor isoform X2, producing MMSNANSTSSSLSSYEITLAFLMSLLALAIMLGNAVVILAFVVDKNLRHRSNYFFLNLAISDFFVGVISIPLYIPHTLFGWNFANAICVFWLIIDHLLCTASVYNIVLISYDRYQSVSNAVSYRAQHTGILKIVTQMVVVWVLAFLRLWALNQTWIIFKDTSSCTAGSSNIPWFRETRKKEQSLLFLQNPCEQQYSCSRSQFPLPL